One region of Limnospira fusiformis SAG 85.79 genomic DNA includes:
- a CDS encoding reverse transcriptase N-terminal domain-containing protein, which translates to MLPNSQLNKPAPQDNQGKKTAGVDGMRAISPRQRFELVKNIKGNLKAKPLRRVWIPKPGRDEKSGNGNTHNPR; encoded by the coding sequence ATGCTTCCCAACAGTCAGCTTAATAAACCCGCCCCCCAAGATAATCAAGGCAAGAAAACTGCCGGAGTTGATGGAATGAGAGCAATCTCACCAAGGCAAAGGTTTGAACTTGTCAAGAATATTAAGGGAAACCTCAAAGCAAAACCACTACGACGGGTGTGGATTCCAAAACCCGGCAGGGATGAAAAAAGCGGGAATGGGAATACCCACAATCCAAGATAG
- a CDS encoding YajQ family cyclic di-GMP-binding protein: MASTSSFDIVSDFDRQELVNALDQAKREIISRYDLKDTNTTLELGDEVIVVNTDSEFTLDAVHTIMQTKAAKRNLSLKIFDYGKVESASGNRVRQEITLKKGISKDVAKQITKIIKDNFKKSQASIQGDAVRVSSKSKDDLQEIIRYLKQEDFPVALQFTNYR, encoded by the coding sequence ATGGCTTCAACATCTTCTTTCGATATTGTCAGCGATTTCGACCGTCAAGAATTGGTCAATGCACTAGACCAAGCCAAACGAGAAATTATTAGTCGCTACGATTTGAAAGATACTAACACTACCCTAGAACTTGGTGATGAGGTAATTGTTGTCAATACCGACAGCGAGTTTACTCTTGATGCGGTCCATACGATTATGCAAACTAAGGCTGCTAAACGTAATCTATCCCTCAAAATTTTTGATTATGGAAAGGTTGAGTCAGCTAGTGGAAACCGAGTCCGCCAAGAAATTACCCTGAAAAAAGGGATTAGCAAGGATGTGGCTAAACAGATTACCAAGATTATTAAAGATAATTTCAAAAAATCTCAGGCTTCTATCCAAGGTGATGCGGTGCGGGTTTCTAGTAAGTCTAAAGATGATTTACAGGAGATAATTAGATATCTCAAGCAGGAAGATTTCCCCGTAGCACTACAATTTACCAATTACAGATAG
- a CDS encoding IS1634-like element ISAtsp2 family transposase, translated as MQIKNLDHLGLVAGVIDELGLVELTDKRIEPHSLEHVSAGQVVKAMILNALGFLSAPLYLFSEFFESKAVSHLLGEGVEARHLNDDRLGRVLDELYAEGTTSFFLQVALQAVERFGIDIQQRHLDATSISVEGKYQRCSKGKSEVGLESAPPGETSAEPSPIRLCRGYSRDHRPDLKQFLMTLVCAADGGVPLWLQFASGNEQDTQQFAEVLKAFGDQWTSDGIVVMDAAFYTAANLQQMETTGWLSRVPLTLKAAQELVHSDVTRLTEVPCNSKDYRMWEIEQTYAGVRQRWRLVESQTRKANADLWQPELEKLEHRLNRQLKKLTQRVFACKPDALEALMQFQDGLEVHQLTQVSLETVRAKRPPGRPAKSAEPTPVQGYRLQATLQQTATAEDRFSRQRSRFILATNQLEQSLWPAQTCLSEYKGQQTVERGFRFLKDPLFFASSVFVKKPQRVEALALIMALTLMVYTLAERQLRQALDAQKQTVRDQRQQPTAKPTFRWIMQKFQGIHWVNLDGQRQISNLNDERRLIIHLFGPPVERYYYASG; from the coding sequence ATGCAGATTAAAAATTTAGACCATCTGGGTTTAGTGGCTGGAGTGATTGACGAACTTGGCCTGGTCGAGTTGACGGATAAGCGGATTGAACCTCATAGCTTGGAGCATGTGAGTGCCGGACAAGTGGTTAAAGCCATGATTTTGAACGCCCTAGGCTTTCTCAGTGCACCGTTGTATTTATTCAGCGAGTTTTTTGAGAGTAAAGCGGTGTCTCATCTGCTCGGGGAAGGGGTAGAGGCTCGTCACTTGAATGACGACCGCTTAGGTCGAGTGTTGGATGAACTCTACGCAGAAGGGACGACATCATTTTTTCTCCAGGTGGCGCTCCAGGCTGTGGAACGATTTGGAATTGATATTCAACAGCGTCATCTCGATGCCACCTCGATCTCAGTAGAAGGGAAGTATCAGCGGTGCTCGAAGGGGAAATCCGAGGTAGGACTTGAGTCAGCTCCCCCCGGTGAGACATCAGCAGAACCCAGCCCAATTCGGCTGTGTCGAGGCTATTCCCGAGACCATCGTCCAGATTTGAAACAGTTTTTGATGACTCTAGTCTGTGCCGCCGACGGTGGCGTGCCGCTATGGTTGCAGTTTGCCAGTGGCAATGAACAGGATACTCAGCAGTTTGCAGAGGTGCTCAAGGCGTTTGGTGACCAATGGACTAGCGACGGTATCGTTGTGATGGATGCCGCCTTTTACACAGCAGCCAATCTGCAGCAGATGGAGACCACGGGGTGGCTATCACGGGTCCCGCTGACCCTAAAAGCGGCTCAAGAGCTGGTGCACAGCGATGTCACCCGACTGACTGAAGTCCCCTGCAACTCCAAGGATTACCGGATGTGGGAGATTGAGCAGACCTATGCCGGAGTGCGCCAGCGCTGGCGCCTCGTCGAAAGCCAAACCCGCAAAGCCAATGCCGACCTCTGGCAACCCGAATTAGAGAAGCTCGAACACCGCCTCAACCGCCAATTGAAAAAGCTGACCCAGCGGGTCTTTGCTTGCAAACCCGATGCCCTCGAGGCCTTGATGCAGTTTCAAGATGGACTCGAGGTGCATCAGCTCACTCAGGTCTCCCTGGAGACGGTGCGGGCCAAGCGACCCCCCGGTCGTCCCGCCAAATCCGCCGAACCCACCCCAGTTCAGGGCTATCGGCTCCAGGCCACGTTACAGCAGACCGCCACGGCGGAAGACCGCTTTAGCCGTCAGCGTAGTCGCTTTATTCTAGCCACCAATCAACTGGAGCAATCCCTCTGGCCGGCTCAGACCTGCTTGAGCGAATATAAAGGGCAACAGACCGTCGAGAGAGGCTTTCGCTTCCTCAAAGACCCCCTCTTCTTTGCCAGTAGCGTCTTTGTCAAAAAGCCGCAGCGGGTCGAGGCCTTAGCTCTCATCATGGCCCTAACCCTTATGGTGTATACCCTCGCCGAACGCCAACTGCGACAGGCGCTAGATGCTCAGAAGCAAACGGTGCGCGACCAACGCCAACAACCCACCGCTAAACCGACCTTTCGCTGGATTATGCAGAAGTTTCAAGGAATCCACTGGGTTAATCTCGATGGGCAAAGGCAGATTAGCAATCTCAATGATGAACGGCGATTGATTATTCACCTCTTCGGTCCACCCGTTGAGCGCTATTACTACGCATCCGGTTAA
- a CDS encoding IS630 family transposase, with translation MPAPYSYDLRQKVIDAIELDGMPKTEASQVFHVSRNTINLWLQRKAQTGDFLPKPNHRPGNNHKITDWQKFKAFAQEHGDQTAAQMAQLWDDDISPRTISRALKKIGFTRKKTYGYQEGDEQQREEFMAQIEQMEPQEVVYLDEAGMNSQDSDYPYGYREEGQRFHALKSGKRQGRVSYMAPWCHQQLLAPFSFEACCNRTVFELWLEFILIPTLKPGQTLVLDNATFHKGGRIPELVEAAQCRLLYLPPYSPDLNKIEKCWSWLKARIRHCIEQFDSLHDAMDSVLQAAS, from the coding sequence ATGCCAGCCCCCTATAGTTACGACCTCAGACAAAAAGTTATTGATGCCATTGAACTAGACGGTATGCCCAAAACAGAAGCCAGTCAAGTTTTCCATGTCAGCAGGAACACCATTAATCTCTGGCTGCAAAGAAAAGCACAGACCGGAGACTTCCTCCCTAAACCTAATCACCGACCTGGCAATAACCACAAAATTACCGACTGGCAGAAATTCAAGGCTTTTGCCCAAGAGCATGGCGATCAAACCGCAGCTCAGATGGCTCAACTTTGGGATGACGATATCTCTCCTCGCACCATATCCAGAGCCTTGAAGAAAATTGGCTTCACCAGAAAAAAAACTTACGGCTACCAAGAAGGTGATGAGCAACAGCGAGAGGAGTTTATGGCTCAGATTGAACAGATGGAGCCACAAGAAGTGGTCTACCTCGATGAAGCCGGCATGAATAGTCAGGACTCGGATTACCCTTATGGTTACCGTGAGGAAGGACAACGCTTCCATGCCCTAAAATCCGGGAAGAGGCAGGGCAGGGTGAGCTATATGGCCCCATGGTGTCATCAACAACTCTTAGCCCCCTTTAGCTTTGAGGCTTGTTGTAATCGGACAGTGTTTGAGTTGTGGTTGGAGTTCATCTTAATTCCAACATTGAAGCCAGGTCAGACTCTAGTGCTAGACAATGCAACGTTTCATAAAGGGGGGCGGATTCCTGAGCTAGTGGAGGCGGCTCAATGCCGTTTGCTCTATCTACCACCTTATTCGCCAGACCTCAACAAGATAGAGAAATGTTGGTCGTGGTTGAAAGCCCGCATTCGCCATTGTATTGAGCAGTTTGATTCTCTCCATGATGCCATGGATTCCGTTCTCCAAGCTGCGTCCTAA
- a CDS encoding reverse transcriptase N-terminal domain-containing protein has translation MAIASLKKGLGKPKPIKTTNNAWKTIPWTKVQRKVFKLQKSIFQAAKSGQDAKVRRLQRLLVKSYYARLLAVRL, from the coding sequence ATGGCGATAGCGAGTTTAAAGAAAGGGCTTGGGAAACCAAAACCAATCAAGACTACGAACAACGCATGGAAGACAATCCCATGGACTAAGGTTCAGCGGAAAGTATTCAAGCTCCAAAAGAGTATATTTCAAGCAGCTAAATCGGGACAGGATGCAAAGGTAAGAAGGTTGCAACGTCTATTGGTGAAATCATATTATGCCCGACTCTTAGCAGTGCGGCTGTAG
- a CDS encoding IS4-like element ISAtsp3 family transposase: protein MNELNRLRDTLRPHLPWHGARLNFVCLFLMALFQTKTVNLMEIATVFANPVQISSNYQRLQRFFRQFKFDRAEIARFVVSLIDIPQPWTLSLDRTCWSFGQTHFNILMLAVVHEGIAFPLLWTMLDKKGNSNSGERMDLFDRFEALFPDVEVACLTADREFVGRDWLSYLLIDPEVPFRLRIRHSELISPKLGGTRRSGERMFDSLRPGEFRQLSGRRWVWGRQVYVIGSRLSDSGELLILITNACPETALPDYARRWGIENLFGALKTRGFCLESTHFKDPERLSRLLALLSLAFTWAMKVGLWIHQGSPIPLKAHGRRSQSLFRTGFDFLRRTFSNLPLFSGRFHQALQLLSCT from the coding sequence ATGAACGAGCTTAACCGATTACGAGACACTTTGCGCCCTCACTTGCCCTGGCACGGGGCGAGATTAAACTTTGTCTGCCTGTTCCTGATGGCGCTATTCCAAACAAAGACGGTTAATCTGATGGAAATAGCGACTGTATTCGCAAATCCTGTGCAAATTTCCTCAAATTACCAGCGATTACAACGTTTTTTTCGGCAATTCAAATTTGACCGGGCAGAGATTGCCCGTTTCGTCGTTAGCCTCATTGACATTCCCCAACCTTGGACTCTTAGTCTCGACCGCACCTGTTGGTCTTTCGGTCAAACCCATTTCAACATCTTGATGTTGGCAGTCGTCCACGAGGGGATTGCCTTTCCCCTGCTGTGGACGATGCTTGACAAAAAGGGCAATAGCAACAGTGGCGAACGCATGGACTTATTCGACCGCTTCGAGGCACTATTTCCTGACGTGGAGGTGGCTTGTCTGACCGCTGACCGGGAATTTGTGGGGCGAGATTGGCTCTCGTATCTTCTCATCGACCCCGAGGTTCCTTTCCGCCTACGCATCCGCCACAGCGAGCTGATTAGTCCTAAGTTAGGAGGAACTCGGCGTAGCGGCGAACGAATGTTTGATTCTCTGCGACCCGGAGAATTTCGCCAGCTTTCGGGTCGCCGTTGGGTTTGGGGACGGCAGGTTTACGTCATTGGCTCTCGTCTGTCTGATTCGGGGGAGTTGTTGATTCTCATCACTAACGCTTGCCCCGAAACGGCCCTCCCCGACTATGCTCGGCGTTGGGGTATTGAAAACCTCTTCGGAGCCTTGAAGACTCGGGGCTTCTGTCTCGAATCGACTCACTTTAAGGACCCTGAGCGCTTGAGCCGTTTATTGGCTTTGCTTAGCCTGGCTTTTACTTGGGCTATGAAGGTGGGTTTGTGGATTCACCAAGGTTCACCCATTCCTTTGAAGGCTCACGGACGACGCTCCCAGAGTCTTTTCCGCACTGGCTTCGATTTTCTACGCCGCACTTTCTCTAATCTGCCTTTGTTTTCAGGGCGGTTTCACCAGGCTCTACAACTTTTGTCCTGTACTTAG
- a CDS encoding IS630 family transposase, giving the protein MPAPYSYDLRQKVIDAIELDGMPKTEASQVFHVSRNTINLWLQRKAQTGDFLPKPNHPPGNNHKITDWQKFKAFAQEHGHKTSAQMAELWDDDISPRTISRALKKIGFTRKKTYGYQERWKQQREEFMAQIEHMEPQEVVYLDEAGMNSQDSDYPYGYCEEGKRFHALKSGKRQDRVSYIAAWCHQQLLAPFSFEGCCNRTVFELWLEFILITTLKPGQTLVLDNATFHKGGRIPELVEAAQCRLLYLPPYSPDLNKIEKCWSWLKARIRHCIEQFDSLHDAMDSVLQAAS; this is encoded by the coding sequence ATGCCAGCCCCCTATAGTTACGACCTCAGACAAAAAGTTATTGATGCCATTGAACTAGACGGTATGCCCAAAACAGAAGCCAGTCAAGTTTTCCATGTCAGCCGGAACACCATTAATCTCTGGCTGCAAAGAAAAGCACAGACCGGAGACTTCCTCCCTAAACCTAATCACCCACCTGGCAATAACCACAAAATTACCGACTGGCAGAAATTCAAGGCTTTTGCCCAAGAGCATGGCCACAAAACCTCCGCTCAAATGGCTGAACTTTGGGATGACGACATCTCTCCTCGCACCATATCCAGAGCCTTGAAGAAAATTGGCTTCACCAGAAAAAAAACTTACGGCTACCAAGAACGTTGGAAGCAACAGCGAGAGGAGTTTATGGCTCAGATTGAACATATGGAGCCACAAGAAGTGGTCTACCTCGATGAAGCCGGCATGAATAGTCAGGACTCGGATTACCCTTATGGTTACTGCGAGGAAGGAAAACGCTTCCATGCCCTCAAATCAGGGAAGAGGCAGGACAGGGTGAGCTATATAGCCGCATGGTGTCATCAACAACTCTTAGCCCCCTTTAGCTTTGAGGGTTGTTGTAATCGGACAGTGTTTGAGTTGTGGTTGGAGTTCATCTTAATTACAACACTGAAGCCAGGTCAGACTCTAGTGCTAGACAATGCAACGTTTCATAAAGGGGGACGGATTCCTGAGCTAGTGGAGGCGGCTCAATGCCGTTTGCTCTATCTACCACCTTATTCGCCAGACCTCAACAAGATAGAGAAATGTTGGTCGTGGTTGAAAGCCCGCATTCGCCATTGTATTGAGCAGTTTGATTCTCTCCATGATGCCATGGATTCCGTTCTCCAAGCTGCGTCCTAA
- a CDS encoding IS630 family transposase, whose amino-acid sequence MPAPYSYDLRQKVIDAIELDGMPKTEASQVFHVSRNTINLWLQRKAQTGDFLPKPHHRPGNNHKITDWQKFKAFAQEHGHKTSAQMAELWDDDISPRTISRALKKIGFTRKKTYGYQERWKQQREEFMAQIEQMEPEEVVYLDEAGMNSQDSDYPYGYCEEGKRFHTLKSGKRQGRVSMIAAWCHQQLLAPFSFEGCCNRTVFELWLEFILIPTLKPGQTLVLDNATFHKGGRIAELVEAAQCRLLYLPPYSPDLKKIEKCWSWLKARIRHGIEQFDSLHDAMDSVLKAAS is encoded by the coding sequence ATGCCAGCCCCCTATAGTTACGACCTCAGACAAAAAGTTATTGATGCCATTGAACTAGACGGTATGCCCAAAACAGAAGCCAGTCAAGTTTTCCATGTCAGCAGGAACACCATTAATCTCTGGCTGCAAAGAAAAGCACAGACCGGAGACTTCCTCCCTAAACCTCATCACCGACCTGGCAATAACCACAAAATTACCGACTGGCAGAAATTCAAGGCTTTTGCCCAAGAGCATGGCCACAAAACCTCCGCTCAAATGGCTGAACTTTGGGATGACGACATCTCTCCTCGCACCATATCCAGAGCCTTGAAGAAAATTGGCTTCACCAGAAAAAAAACTTACGGCTACCAAGAACGTTGGAAGCAACAGCGAGAGGAGTTTATGGCTCAGATTGAACAGATGGAGCCGGAAGAAGTGGTCTACCTCGATGAAGCCGGCATGAATAGTCAGGACTCGGATTACCCTTATGGTTACTGCGAGGAAGGAAAACGCTTCCATACACTCAAATCAGGGAAGAGGCAGGGCAGGGTAAGTATGATAGCCGCATGGTGTCATCAACAACTCTTAGCTCCCTTTAGCTTTGAGGGTTGTTGTAATCGGACAGTGTTTGAGTTGTGGTTGGAGTTCATCTTAATTCCAACATTGAAGCCAGGTCAGACTCTAGTATTGGACAATGCAACGTTTCATAAAGGGGGGCGGATTGCTGAACTGGTGGAGGCAGCTCAATGCCGTTTACTCTATCTACCACCTTATTCGCCAGACCTCAAGAAGATAGAGAAATGTTGGTCGTGGCTGAAAGCCCGTATTCGCCACGGTATTGAGCAGTTTGATTCTCTCCATGATGCCATGGATTCCGTTCTCAAAGCTGCGTCCTAA
- a CDS encoding GvpL/GvpF family gas vesicle protein, which produces MYVYAFIKSQSISWKSVQGIYEPVVLLEAGALAAVVEPNLQAENLSADNEEELMRAVLTHDRIVCQIFEETTVLPVRFGTCFDSEARLCEHLTTEGDRYFRQLEKLTGRAEYLLEAIPQPFNQEKPSSDTTAPPTKGRDYFLQKKRLHQQRLNFEQQQEQQWQDFINAIASKYPIVQGKATEDAERIYLLIPRSQEVALVEWVAQQQQNIDLWEFSLGNAVPAYHFL; this is translated from the coding sequence ATGTATGTATATGCCTTTATTAAGAGTCAATCAATTAGTTGGAAATCCGTTCAGGGAATCTATGAACCAGTAGTGTTACTGGAGGCTGGGGCTTTAGCCGCCGTGGTGGAACCAAACCTACAGGCGGAAAATCTCTCGGCTGACAATGAGGAAGAGTTAATGCGGGCGGTTTTGACCCATGATCGGATTGTGTGTCAGATATTTGAGGAAACTACCGTTTTACCTGTGCGGTTTGGGACTTGTTTTGATTCCGAGGCGAGATTGTGCGAACATCTGACCACAGAGGGCGATCGCTATTTTCGGCAATTAGAAAAATTAACAGGTCGGGCTGAGTACCTACTGGAGGCTATCCCCCAACCATTCAACCAGGAGAAGCCATCTTCTGATACCACCGCGCCGCCAACTAAGGGACGGGACTATTTTTTGCAGAAAAAACGTCTACACCAGCAGCGCCTCAATTTTGAACAGCAACAGGAACAACAGTGGCAGGATTTTATAAATGCGATCGCCAGCAAATATCCCATAGTTCAGGGTAAAGCTACCGAAGACGCAGAACGCATTTATTTACTCATTCCCCGCAGTCAAGAAGTCGCCCTAGTCGAGTGGGTCGCCCAACAGCAACAAAACATCGACCTATGGGAGTTCAGTCTGGGAAATGCCGTTCCCGCCTACCATTTTCTTTAA
- a CDS encoding serine/threonine protein kinase — MQRSKYRILGLVGQGQYGKVYCASDRQKGKLVALKELSHERSPTNQFLQELWYIISLQHPNIAACLGLEHIQNGRYLVMDYCEAGTLRGLIEGDQTLGLLEGLQIIVEILEGLDYAHQRGIIHCDLKPENILLTIVAGKWQPKLSDFGIARRLPSHHDIGSSSQSPGGSPAYMAPERFYGMYSAQSDVYAMGVVLYELLVGDRPFHGLFSELMWAHMNHRVERPTFLPECLQNILQKSLEKLPARRFPSAGAMAESLKAAMADPSVQEIGDRLIPWYLPSQMTRTGEAADSLDPDSNAIDSLEFYDLPHKFNNPPPSDSQPLLASNPTHLYSATGSNVIAWSYTEQQSQSFTVSESVVSLYPMSHGCYILTNNYLHWWHNSSPQPDSQSLGFLPQIFKDTGTNIKKTTLSISQDVVQSHLNSSRQAHLLPEWQRDYLTIAVPGQLRFYSLTKGLTNPHHSTDDKGHSSVKLLKVISVSTQILPQLTFIDGRHLLATWSNTKPSSPKTIFQMYSRRGAPMGTIKLPINVNQVFATPHPYTILALCQHQPLTLLQINLKPLSVIRVAVASPPTALFMADWGYGWTIEPGKMQIFNWSGHRLVEYNCPVATALAPWKQTGLALVPSTGYSIKVVDSLGLPLQELSEDIDV, encoded by the coding sequence ATGCAGCGTTCTAAATATAGAATTTTGGGATTGGTAGGACAAGGACAGTACGGGAAGGTTTATTGCGCGAGCGATCGCCAAAAAGGTAAATTGGTGGCACTCAAGGAATTGAGCCATGAGCGATCGCCAACCAATCAGTTCCTACAAGAACTTTGGTATATCATTAGTTTACAGCATCCTAACATTGCTGCCTGTCTGGGTTTGGAACATATCCAAAACGGGCGCTATCTAGTGATGGACTACTGTGAGGCTGGAACTTTGCGGGGTTTAATTGAGGGTGATCAAACTCTAGGACTCCTCGAAGGTCTACAGATTATAGTAGAGATACTCGAAGGCTTAGACTATGCTCATCAGCGGGGCATAATTCACTGTGATCTTAAACCAGAGAATATACTCCTGACGATAGTTGCTGGTAAATGGCAGCCGAAACTATCTGATTTTGGCATTGCTCGTCGTCTACCCAGTCACCATGATATAGGTTCTTCCAGTCAATCGCCAGGGGGTTCTCCGGCTTATATGGCCCCGGAAAGGTTTTATGGTATGTACTCGGCTCAATCTGATGTATATGCTATGGGGGTGGTATTGTATGAATTATTAGTAGGCGATCGCCCCTTTCATGGTTTATTTAGTGAACTTATGTGGGCGCACATGAACCATCGAGTTGAACGGCCTACTTTTTTGCCGGAGTGCCTACAAAATATATTACAAAAATCCCTGGAAAAACTGCCAGCCCGCCGTTTTCCGAGCGCCGGCGCTATGGCGGAAAGTTTAAAGGCGGCTATGGCTGATCCATCTGTGCAAGAAATAGGCGATCGCTTAATTCCCTGGTATTTGCCATCACAGATGACCAGAACCGGGGAGGCGGCGGACTCCCTAGACCCGGACAGCAATGCGATCGACTCCCTGGAATTTTATGATCTCCCCCATAAATTCAACAACCCTCCCCCCTCTGACAGCCAACCCCTTCTAGCATCAAATCCGACCCATCTCTACAGTGCCACAGGTAGCAATGTGATCGCCTGGTCCTACACAGAACAACAGTCTCAATCCTTCACCGTATCAGAATCTGTAGTTAGTTTATATCCCATGTCTCATGGGTGTTATATTTTGACCAATAATTATCTCCATTGGTGGCATAACTCCAGTCCTCAGCCAGACTCCCAATCTCTAGGGTTTCTGCCCCAAATCTTTAAAGACACTGGCACAAATATTAAAAAAACTACCCTGAGTATATCCCAGGATGTAGTTCAATCTCATTTGAACTCTTCCCGACAGGCACATCTACTGCCAGAATGGCAACGGGACTATTTAACGATCGCTGTACCTGGTCAACTGCGATTTTACTCTCTCACCAAAGGATTAACTAACCCCCACCATAGCACCGACGATAAGGGTCACTCATCGGTAAAACTCCTAAAAGTGATTTCCGTTTCCACACAAATACTACCTCAATTAACCTTTATTGATGGGCGGCATTTATTGGCTACTTGGTCAAACACTAAACCCTCATCACCGAAAACTATTTTTCAGATGTACAGTCGCCGAGGTGCGCCCATGGGAACCATAAAATTACCCATCAATGTTAACCAAGTATTCGCCACCCCTCATCCTTATACGATCCTGGCTTTATGTCAGCATCAACCCTTAACCCTACTGCAAATCAATCTTAAACCTCTCAGTGTCATTCGTGTGGCTGTAGCATCCCCCCCGACAGCTTTATTTATGGCAGACTGGGGTTATGGTTGGACGATCGAACCTGGAAAAATGCAAATTTTTAATTGGTCAGGTCATCGTTTAGTTGAGTATAACTGTCCTGTCGCTACAGCCTTAGCACCTTGGAAACAAACTGGTTTAGCCTTAGTTCCCTCAACAGGGTACTCTATCAAGGTAGTGGATAGTCTAGGTTTACCTTTACAAGAATTATCGGAGGACATTGATGTCTGA
- a CDS encoding 2Fe-2S iron-sulfur cluster-binding protein, translating into MAKVIRLEPIAEEMEVKTNSNILSALLSKELHVLKECGGRGMCATCHVYIKDGMESLSPVNRREQRTLEVITTAQKTSRLACQAHVLGEGIVIELPSGMYINAIEDVESLIGRRAEQELLHPITGDVVVETGKLITRSIINQLKETQFQVGEYMSRTTDAK; encoded by the coding sequence ATGGCTAAAGTTATTCGCCTCGAACCTATCGCTGAGGAGATGGAGGTTAAAACTAATTCTAACATTTTATCTGCTTTGCTTTCTAAAGAACTTCATGTCTTGAAAGAATGTGGCGGTCGTGGAATGTGCGCCACCTGTCATGTTTATATTAAAGATGGCATGGAGAGTCTGTCGCCAGTTAACCGACGAGAACAAAGAACCCTAGAAGTAATTACTACCGCCCAAAAAACATCCCGCCTCGCTTGTCAAGCCCACGTTCTCGGAGAGGGTATTGTCATTGAACTACCTTCCGGGATGTATATTAATGCTATTGAGGATGTGGAGTCTTTAATCGGAAGACGCGCCGAACAGGAACTCCTGCATCCTATTACCGGGGATGTAGTTGTGGAAACTGGTAAACTGATTACCCGCTCGATTATTAATCAACTCAAAGAAACTCAGTTCCAGGTTGGTGAGTATATGTCTCGTACTACAGATGCTAAATAA
- a CDS encoding IS630-like element ISAtsp1 family transposase (programmed frameshift) — translation MPAPYSYDLRQKVIDAIELDGMPKTEASQVFHVSRNTINLWLQRKAQTGDFLPKPHHRPGNNHKITDWQKFKAFAQEHGDKTAAQMAELWDDDISPRTISRALKKIGFTRKKTYGYQERDEQQREEFMAQIEQMEPEEVVYLDEAGMNSQDSDYPYGYCEEGKRFHALKSGKRQGRVSMIAAWCHQQLLAPFSFEGCCHRTVFELWLEFILIPTLKPGQTLVLDNATFHKGGRIAELVEAAQCRLLYLPPYSPDLNKIEKCWSWLKARIRHAREQFDSLHDAMDSVLKATS, via the exons ATGCCAGCCCCCTATAGTTACGACCTCAGACAAAAAGTTATTGATGCCATTGAACTAGACGGTATGCCCAAAACAGAAGCCAGTCAAGTTTTCCATGTCAGCAGGAACACCATTAATCTCTGGCTGCAAAGAAAAGCACAGACCGGAGACTTCCTCCCTAAACCTCATCACCGACCTGGCAATAACCACAAAATTACCGACTGGCAAAAATTCAAGGCTTTTGCCCAAGAGCATGGCGACAAAACAGCAGCTCAAATGGCTGAACTTTGGGATGACGACATCTCTCCTCGCACCATATCCAGAGCCTTGAAGAAAATTGGCTTCACCAGAAAAAAAACTTACGGCTACCAAGAACGTGATGAGCAACAGCGAGAGGAGTTTATGGCTCAGATTGAACAGATGGAGCCGGAAGAAGTGGTCTACCTCGATGAAGCCGGCATGAATAGTCAGGACTCGGATTACCCTTATGGTTACTGCGAGGAAGGAAAACGCTTCCATGCACTCAAATCAGGGAAGAGGCAGGGCAGGGTAAGTATGATAGCCGCATGGTGTCATCAACAACTCTTAGCTCCCTTTAGCTTTGAGGGTTGTTGTCATCGGACAGTGTTTGAGTTGTGGTTGGAGTTCATCTTAATTCCAACATTGAAGCCAGGTCAGACTCTAGTATTGGACAATGCAACGTTTCATAAAGGGGGACGGATTGCTGAACTGGTGGAGGCAGCTCAATGCCGTTTACTCTATCTTCCGCCTTATTCGCCAGACCTCAACAAGATAGAGAAATGTTGGTCGTGGCTGAAAGCCCGTATTCGCCAC GCACGTGAGCAGTTTGATTCTCTCCATGATGCCATGGATTCCGTTCTCAAAGCTACGTCCTAA